In one window of Pelorhabdus rhamnosifermentans DNA:
- a CDS encoding NAD(P)/FAD-dependent oxidoreductase, with amino-acid sequence MIKSADIVVIGGGVVGCSTAYNLAKLGAGKVVVLEKKYLASGSTGRCGAGMRVQWGTETNCLLSRESVKMLSHLPEMLDVNIDIEFHQSGYLLPAYTESMVEQFKKNLVLQNSLDIHAKWLTPEECLDVVPFMSLKGVLGATFCAEDGHCNPFKVTEAYATAARNLGVEIYTNTEVLNIESKNGKILSVHTASGDIATNTIVNAAGGYSKQVGRMVGVELPIFPERHEILVTEPVEPTLGPMVMSFYHNLYCQQSPHGSFIMGLGHPNEPETFNIKSSWQFLCDMAERVVEILPPLARLNVIRQWAGLYDMSPDRTPILGNTPAMERFFTAAGFSGHGFMISPITGQLMAEIVLGKPTTFPTQMFDAGRFERGELFKEPLVV; translated from the coding sequence ATGATTAAGTCAGCAGATATCGTTGTGATCGGTGGCGGTGTTGTAGGTTGCTCTACGGCCTATAATTTAGCCAAACTCGGTGCAGGAAAAGTCGTTGTTTTAGAAAAAAAATACCTTGCAAGCGGATCAACGGGGCGTTGTGGCGCAGGCATGCGAGTGCAGTGGGGGACAGAGACGAATTGTCTTTTGTCGAGGGAAAGTGTCAAGATGCTTTCGCACTTGCCGGAAATGCTTGATGTAAATATTGATATTGAATTTCATCAAAGCGGCTATTTGCTGCCGGCTTATACGGAAAGCATGGTTGAACAGTTTAAAAAGAACCTCGTTTTGCAAAATTCCCTTGATATCCATGCGAAGTGGCTGACGCCGGAAGAATGTCTTGATGTCGTACCTTTTATGAGTCTTAAAGGAGTACTTGGCGCAACATTTTGTGCTGAAGATGGCCACTGTAATCCTTTTAAGGTAACGGAAGCTTATGCTACAGCAGCCAGAAATTTAGGCGTTGAAATTTATACCAATACAGAAGTACTCAATATTGAGTCTAAAAACGGAAAAATTCTTTCTGTCCATACAGCAAGCGGTGATATTGCTACAAATACCATCGTTAATGCAGCTGGCGGTTATTCGAAGCAAGTGGGACGCATGGTTGGCGTTGAATTGCCGATTTTCCCTGAGCGTCATGAAATACTTGTGACAGAACCTGTGGAACCGACGCTGGGTCCCATGGTCATGAGTTTTTATCATAACCTTTATTGTCAGCAAAGTCCTCACGGTAGCTTTATTATGGGGCTTGGTCATCCCAATGAGCCTGAAACATTTAATATAAAATCCAGCTGGCAGTTTTTATGTGATATGGCTGAGCGCGTAGTAGAAATATTGCCGCCGCTTGCCAGGCTGAATGTCATTCGTCAATGGGCCGGCTTATATGATATGTCTCCTGACCGTACTCCGATTCTTGGTAATACTCCCGCGATGGAACGCTTTTTCACTGCTGCCGGATTTAGTGGACATGGCTTTATGATTTCACCTATTACAGGTCAGTTAATGGCTGAAATCGTGCTGGGCAAACCCACTACTTTCCCTACGCAAATGTTTGATGCCGGACGGTTTGAACGCGGTGAATTATTTAAAGAACCGCTTGTTGTCTAA